The proteins below come from a single Lepeophtheirus salmonis chromosome 4, UVic_Lsal_1.4, whole genome shotgun sequence genomic window:
- the LOC121115996 gene encoding maternal protein exuperantia: MEVDGNYIVITWDLNTTGRRLADEICHIGAYIKSGEEESCFSQYIMPHKNPDPGAVKRHHVRVANSGRFRVLMDTETGTYLKTKSEYTALHEFMDWLKSSCEDTDGVILVYHETARYILVPLLLDALNKYGFIPRFKEIVKGFSNGVSIVDAYGDKEKITSNSLRSLSKTVLNDTNPETTSTLDRSSVLYKILTHVSEHKEMSLEKAVSSVASTIENEEEKLNSLRNMLNIQNTLRPIFQSFLMQNRFVRQQAVQLRKIVVDAGMDYASLESIYKEEDNDAEKVSTSLKKRIEEKADEKSVSKLIEILNGHFITPKEVPNKKYDTKNNVAKIPDETASSPESANTTTNTNEGDSVNDNSTNNDTDVSAVPQTNA, from the exons atgGAGGTCGATGggaattatattgttataactTGGGACCTCAATACAACGGGTCGGCGTCTGGCTGACGAGATTTGTCACATTGGGGCTTATATTAAGTCTGGTGAAGAAGAGAGCTGCTTCAGCCAATATATAATGCCACATAAGAATCCTGATCCTGGTGCAGTGAAGCGCCACCATGTCAGGGTTGCTAATTCAGGTCGTTTTCGTGTGTTGATGGACACTGAGACTGGAACGTATCTTAAAACCAAGTCTGAATATACTGCTCTTCATGAATTCATGGACTGGCTGAAATCTAGCTGTGAGGATACTGATGGTGTCATCCTTGTCTATCATGAAACTGCGCGTTACATTCTCGTTCCTCTCCTTCTTGATGCCCTTAACAAATACGGATTCATTCCTAGATTTAAAG AAATTGTGAAAGGTTTCTCTAATGGAGTTTCAATTGTTGATGCCTATGgggataaagaaaaaattacttccaATTCCTTAAGGTCTCTCAGCAAAACTGTACTCAATGACACTAATCCTGAAACGACTTCTACATTGGATCGAAGCTCTGTTCTGTACAAAATCCTCACACATGTTTCAGAACATAAAGAAATGTCTCTTGAGAAGGCTGTTTCTTCCGTTGCTTCAACTATAGAAAATGAGGAAGAGAAGCTTAACTCACTCAGGAACATGCTGAACATACAAAATACACTCCGTCCTATTTTCCAGTCCTTTCTTATGCAAAACAGGTTCGTTCGTCAGCAAGCGGTTCAGTTGAGAAAAATCGTGGTTGATGCAGGTATGGATTACGCCTCATTAGAATCGATCTATAAAGAAGAAGACAATGACGCTGAGAAAGTCTCGACGTCTTTGAAGAAGCGAATTGAGGAAAAAGCGGATGAGAAGTCCGTCAGTAAACTTATTGAGATTCTCAACGGCCACTTCATCACTCCAAAAGAAGTGCCAAACAAAAAATACGATACGAAGAATAACGTTGCTAAAATCCCTGATGAAACTGCATCTTCTCCGGAATCGGCCAATACCACCACTAACACAAACGAAGGCGACAGCGTTAATGACAACTCTACTAATAATGATACGGATGTCTCTGCTGTCCCCCAGACGAATGCatga
- the ECSIT gene encoding evolutionarily conserved signaling intermediate in Toll pathway, mitochondrial, whose protein sequence is MLLSMGRLQSRTMKFSTGSTFFCSIKEIIEEQKPPKVYSSIASSEYFAKKIDEKEEMNKKTFSNTLDLFNRRDSKKRGVIEFIEAALKHMESYGVHRDIEVYKALIDVMPKGRYVPENIIQAMFSHYAKHQDCITRVLDQMERNNVVPDEEIGEMIKNIFSINSSPMKKYARMIYWMPKFKNASPWPLPFDLPNDNVELAKLAIKRITSVDRFTDISVYDAEEIPESIDKTWIVSGISDAQKRILSELPKNKALFVEGGFRVWMHKVQITYFILRGEPAPRTEPQGDSDDVKSDFKLWMHGEKDSTALTKPLSVHEQEDGTILATCATGASSRDSLLSWIRFLQRETPAMENIPILFTLTSPLGPVIPIDQDSKDITP, encoded by the coding sequence TATTCTTCCATCGCTTCATCAGAGTATTTTGCCAAAAAGattgatgaaaaagaagaaatgaataaaaaaacattttcaaatactCTAGACCTATTTAATCGAAGAGACTCAAAGAAACGAGGTGTGATTGAGTTCATTGAAGCGGCCTTGAAGCACATGGAGAGCTACGGAGTTCATCGAGATATAGAAGTTTATAAGGCCCTAATTGACGTTATGCCAAAGGGAAGATATGTTCCGGAAAATATTATCCAAGCAATGTTCAGTCATTACGCTAAACATCAAGATTGCATCACAAGAGTTCTTGATCAAATGGAAAGAAATAACGTCGTCCCCGATGAAGAAATAggtgaaatgataaaaaatatctttagtaTCAATTCTAGTCCAATGAAAAAATACGCACGAATGATATATTGGATGCCCAAGTTTAAAAATGCTTCTCCTTGGCCTTTACCATTTGATCTACCTAATGATAACGTCGAATTGGCAAAGCTTGCAATAAAAAGAATTACATCGGTGGATCGTTTTACAGATATTTCCGTGTATGATGCAGAAGAAATCCCGGAGTCCATTGATAAAACATGGATTGTTTCAGGAATCTCTGATGCTCAAAAACGCATTTTATCAGAATTACCTAAGAACAAGGCTCTCTTTGTAGAAGGAGGATTTAGAGTCTGGATGCACAAGGTTCAAATCACTTATTTCATATTAAGAGGTGAGCCTGCTCCAAGGACGGAGCCTCAAGGGGATTCTGATGATGTTAAGTCTGATTTTAAATTGTGGATGCATGGAGAAAAAGATTCGACAGCTCTGACGAAACCACTAAGCGTCCATGAACAGGAAGACGGTACTATTTTGGCTACATGTGCGACTGGTGCGTCCTCGAGGGATTCACTCTTGTCATGGATTCGATTTCTCCAGAGAGAGACGCCAGCTATGGAAAATATACCCATTCTCTTTACTCTTACTTCTCCCCTAGGGCCAGTCATTCCTATAGACCAAGATTCAAAAGATATTACACCTTGA